A window of Primulina huaijiensis isolate GDHJ02 chromosome 9, ASM1229523v2, whole genome shotgun sequence contains these coding sequences:
- the LOC140984914 gene encoding solute carrier family 40 member 3, chloroplastic-like isoform X1 → MGVFINAHGQHSGPISGIRQVRAQSSSSYHHRIRPVGLSYARRWLNPHYAPSRLNTFGIQCSLVNTDVCHSVETVEVHEDTMSLESNCLIPVVHLESDTLETEGLNLLVGDSYVDTILTTLPVLSEEEQNAIAATPAHPAGLYALYACCLAGNSVEHLWNFAWPAAIASIHPSLRPVAVMSFFAKFAVIVGGPLVGKLMDRCPRLPAYNCLTIVQAAAQLLSVGIIIHAHTVHPTVSSILVKPWFSVLVIALAVERLCGLGLGVAMERDWVVLSGIHLFQLAGTNRPIALAQANAILSRIDLVCEVTGASLFGIILSKYEPVTCLMLAASLMTWSLPVVVILGWITNKLSAGVLGRAKCPQSGCSCSSPLSMLDPKNILATSIESIRHGWLEYLEQPVLPASLAYVLLYFNVLAPGGLMTAFLTQHGLRPSIIGGFNVLSAFIGVAATFVSAKMVKRLGILEAGAAGLIFQASLLMMAVAVYWTGSVSQKIPFLFFLCLIVLSRLGHMSYDVVGAQILQTGIPASKANLMGTTEASVASLTESVMLGIVIIVNDVSHFGFLAVLSLLSVVGAASLYCRWLMNRTDTQRSLFSFEPSFS, encoded by the exons ATGGGTGTGTTTATCAATGCTCATGGCCAGCATTCCGGCCCTATCTCCGGTATTCGTCAAGTCCGAGCTCAGTCATCGTCGTCGTATCATCATAGAATACGCCCTGTTGGATTATCTTATGCTCGACGATGGTTGAATCCGCATTACGCGCCTTCCAG GCTTAACACTTTTGGCATACAGTGTTCATTGGTTAATACTGATGTCTGCCATTCAGTTGAGACCGTTGAAGTTCATGAGGATACTATGTCTCTTGAGTCAAACTGTTTAATTCCAGTTGTTCATCTCGAGTCTGATACTCTGGAGACTGAAGGGCTTAATTTACTGGTCGGTGATTCTTATGTGGATACTATTTTGACGACACTGCCT GTCTTGTCAGAGGAGGAGCAGAATGCAATTGCTGCCACTCCTGCTCATCCAGCTGGGCTCTATG CTTTATACGCTTGCTGCTTGGCTGGGAATTCAGTTGAACACCTCTGGAATTTTGCTTGGCCTGCTGCCATTGCATCGATTCATCCTAGTCTTCGTCCTGTGGCCGTCATGAGCTTTTTTGCAAAG TTCGCAGTTATTGTCGGAGGTCCTTTAGTTGGGAAACTTATGGACCGCTGTCCAAGACTACCTGCATATAATTGTTTGACTATTGTCCAG GCAGCTGCTCAATTGTTATCTGTTGGAATCATAATCCATGCCCATACTGTCCACCCTACCGTGTCTTCTATACTTGTCAAACCTTGGTTTTCTGTGCTTGTAATAGCTCTGGCTGTTGAAAGGCTCTGTGGATTGGGTCTGGGAGTCGCGATGGAGCGTGATTGGGTTGTTTTG TCCGGAATACATTTATTTCAGTTAGCAGGGACAAACAGACCTATCGCTCTTGCTCAAGCAAATGCAATTCTCAGCCGTATTGATCTCGTCTGTGAG GTTACTGGAGCTTCACTATTTGGCATTATCTTATCCAAATATGAACCAGTGACATGTTTAATGCTGGCTGCTAGTTTGATGACATGGTCATTGCCTGTTGTG GTTATTCTCGGATGGATAACTAATAAGCTTTCTGCTGGAGTCCTGGGCCGTGCCAAATGTCCACAAAGTGGATGCAGTTGTTCCTCTCCATTATCTATGTTAGATCCCAAAAATATAT TGGCTACCAGCATAGAATCTATTAGGCATGGGTGGCTTGAATACCTTGAACAACCTGTTCTTCCGGCAAGCCTTGCTTATGTGTTGCTCTACTTCAATGTACTTGCTCCTGGTGGTCTGATGACGGCTTTCTTAACACAACATG GTCTAAGACCTTCGATTATTGGGGGGTTCAATGTATTATCTGCTTTTATTGGTGTTGCTGCAACATTTGTATCTGCAAAGATGGTCAAGCGACTTGGTATTCTCGAG GCTGGAGCAGCTGGCCTCATCTTTCAGGCTTCACTTCTCATGATGGCTGTTGCTGTGTACTGGACTGGCTCTGTTTCTCAGAAAATTCCATTTCTATTCTTCTTGTGTTTAATT GTATTGTCTAGATTGGGGCACATGTCATATGATGTTGTAGGGGCGCAGATTTTACAAACTGGGATCCCAGCATCGAAAGCAAATCTTATGGGGACTACAGAAGCTTCTGTTGCTAGTTTGACTGAGTCGGTAATGCTAGGGATTGTGATAATTGTAAATGATGTTTCGCATTTTGGATTTCTGGCAGTGCTGTCACTTTTATCAGTGGTTGGGGCAGCTTCTTTATACTGTAGATGGCTGATGAATCGAACTGATACACAAAGGAGTCTCTTTTCTTTTGAGCCATCGTTTTCATGA
- the LOC140984914 gene encoding solute carrier family 40 member 3, chloroplastic-like isoform X2: MGVFINAHGQHSGPISGIRQVRAQSSSSYHHRIRPVGLSYARRWLNPHYAPSRLNTFGIQCSLVNTDVCHSVETVEVHEDTMSLESNCLIPVVHLESDTLETEGLNLLVGDSYVDTILTTLPVLSEEEQNAIAATPAHPAGLYALYACCLAGNSVEHLWNFAWPAAIASIHPSLRPVAVMSFFAKFAVIVGGPLVGKLMDRCPRLPAYNCLTIVQAAAQLLSVGIIIHAHTVHPTVSSILVKPWFSVLVIALAVERLCGLGLGVAMERDWVVLLAGTNRPIALAQANAILSRIDLVCEVTGASLFGIILSKYEPVTCLMLAASLMTWSLPVVVILGWITNKLSAGVLGRAKCPQSGCSCSSPLSMLDPKNILATSIESIRHGWLEYLEQPVLPASLAYVLLYFNVLAPGGLMTAFLTQHGLRPSIIGGFNVLSAFIGVAATFVSAKMVKRLGILEAGAAGLIFQASLLMMAVAVYWTGSVSQKIPFLFFLCLIVLSRLGHMSYDVVGAQILQTGIPASKANLMGTTEASVASLTESVMLGIVIIVNDVSHFGFLAVLSLLSVVGAASLYCRWLMNRTDTQRSLFSFEPSFS, translated from the exons ATGGGTGTGTTTATCAATGCTCATGGCCAGCATTCCGGCCCTATCTCCGGTATTCGTCAAGTCCGAGCTCAGTCATCGTCGTCGTATCATCATAGAATACGCCCTGTTGGATTATCTTATGCTCGACGATGGTTGAATCCGCATTACGCGCCTTCCAG GCTTAACACTTTTGGCATACAGTGTTCATTGGTTAATACTGATGTCTGCCATTCAGTTGAGACCGTTGAAGTTCATGAGGATACTATGTCTCTTGAGTCAAACTGTTTAATTCCAGTTGTTCATCTCGAGTCTGATACTCTGGAGACTGAAGGGCTTAATTTACTGGTCGGTGATTCTTATGTGGATACTATTTTGACGACACTGCCT GTCTTGTCAGAGGAGGAGCAGAATGCAATTGCTGCCACTCCTGCTCATCCAGCTGGGCTCTATG CTTTATACGCTTGCTGCTTGGCTGGGAATTCAGTTGAACACCTCTGGAATTTTGCTTGGCCTGCTGCCATTGCATCGATTCATCCTAGTCTTCGTCCTGTGGCCGTCATGAGCTTTTTTGCAAAG TTCGCAGTTATTGTCGGAGGTCCTTTAGTTGGGAAACTTATGGACCGCTGTCCAAGACTACCTGCATATAATTGTTTGACTATTGTCCAG GCAGCTGCTCAATTGTTATCTGTTGGAATCATAATCCATGCCCATACTGTCCACCCTACCGTGTCTTCTATACTTGTCAAACCTTGGTTTTCTGTGCTTGTAATAGCTCTGGCTGTTGAAAGGCTCTGTGGATTGGGTCTGGGAGTCGCGATGGAGCGTGATTGGGTTGTTTTG TTAGCAGGGACAAACAGACCTATCGCTCTTGCTCAAGCAAATGCAATTCTCAGCCGTATTGATCTCGTCTGTGAG GTTACTGGAGCTTCACTATTTGGCATTATCTTATCCAAATATGAACCAGTGACATGTTTAATGCTGGCTGCTAGTTTGATGACATGGTCATTGCCTGTTGTG GTTATTCTCGGATGGATAACTAATAAGCTTTCTGCTGGAGTCCTGGGCCGTGCCAAATGTCCACAAAGTGGATGCAGTTGTTCCTCTCCATTATCTATGTTAGATCCCAAAAATATAT TGGCTACCAGCATAGAATCTATTAGGCATGGGTGGCTTGAATACCTTGAACAACCTGTTCTTCCGGCAAGCCTTGCTTATGTGTTGCTCTACTTCAATGTACTTGCTCCTGGTGGTCTGATGACGGCTTTCTTAACACAACATG GTCTAAGACCTTCGATTATTGGGGGGTTCAATGTATTATCTGCTTTTATTGGTGTTGCTGCAACATTTGTATCTGCAAAGATGGTCAAGCGACTTGGTATTCTCGAG GCTGGAGCAGCTGGCCTCATCTTTCAGGCTTCACTTCTCATGATGGCTGTTGCTGTGTACTGGACTGGCTCTGTTTCTCAGAAAATTCCATTTCTATTCTTCTTGTGTTTAATT GTATTGTCTAGATTGGGGCACATGTCATATGATGTTGTAGGGGCGCAGATTTTACAAACTGGGATCCCAGCATCGAAAGCAAATCTTATGGGGACTACAGAAGCTTCTGTTGCTAGTTTGACTGAGTCGGTAATGCTAGGGATTGTGATAATTGTAAATGATGTTTCGCATTTTGGATTTCTGGCAGTGCTGTCACTTTTATCAGTGGTTGGGGCAGCTTCTTTATACTGTAGATGGCTGATGAATCGAACTGATACACAAAGGAGTCTCTTTTCTTTTGAGCCATCGTTTTCATGA
- the LOC140984914 gene encoding solute carrier family 40 member 3, chloroplastic-like isoform X3: MGVFINAHGQHSGPISGIRQVRAQSSSSYHHRIRPVGLSYARRWLNPHYAPSRLNTFGIQCSLVNTDVCHSVETVEVHEDTMSLESNCLIPVVHLESDTLETEGLNLLVGDSYVDTILTTLPVLSEEEQNAIAATPAHPAGLYALYACCLAGNSVEHLWNFAWPAAIASIHPSLRPVAVMSFFAKFAVIVGGPLVGKLMDRCPRLPAYNCLTIVQAAAQLLSVGIIIHAHTVHPTVSSILVKPWFSVLVIALAVERLCGLGLGVAMERDWVVLSGIHLFQLAGTNRPIALAQANAILSRIDLVCEVTGASLFGIILSKYEPVTCLMLAASLMTWSLPVVVILGWITNKLSAGVLGRAKCPQSGCSCSSPLSMLDPKNILATSIESIRHGWLEYLEQPVLPASLAYVLLYFNVLAPGGLMTAFLTQHGLRPSIIGGFNVLSAFIGVAATFVSAKMVKRLGWSSWPHLSGFTSHDGCCCVLDWLCFSENSISILLVFNCIV; the protein is encoded by the exons ATGGGTGTGTTTATCAATGCTCATGGCCAGCATTCCGGCCCTATCTCCGGTATTCGTCAAGTCCGAGCTCAGTCATCGTCGTCGTATCATCATAGAATACGCCCTGTTGGATTATCTTATGCTCGACGATGGTTGAATCCGCATTACGCGCCTTCCAG GCTTAACACTTTTGGCATACAGTGTTCATTGGTTAATACTGATGTCTGCCATTCAGTTGAGACCGTTGAAGTTCATGAGGATACTATGTCTCTTGAGTCAAACTGTTTAATTCCAGTTGTTCATCTCGAGTCTGATACTCTGGAGACTGAAGGGCTTAATTTACTGGTCGGTGATTCTTATGTGGATACTATTTTGACGACACTGCCT GTCTTGTCAGAGGAGGAGCAGAATGCAATTGCTGCCACTCCTGCTCATCCAGCTGGGCTCTATG CTTTATACGCTTGCTGCTTGGCTGGGAATTCAGTTGAACACCTCTGGAATTTTGCTTGGCCTGCTGCCATTGCATCGATTCATCCTAGTCTTCGTCCTGTGGCCGTCATGAGCTTTTTTGCAAAG TTCGCAGTTATTGTCGGAGGTCCTTTAGTTGGGAAACTTATGGACCGCTGTCCAAGACTACCTGCATATAATTGTTTGACTATTGTCCAG GCAGCTGCTCAATTGTTATCTGTTGGAATCATAATCCATGCCCATACTGTCCACCCTACCGTGTCTTCTATACTTGTCAAACCTTGGTTTTCTGTGCTTGTAATAGCTCTGGCTGTTGAAAGGCTCTGTGGATTGGGTCTGGGAGTCGCGATGGAGCGTGATTGGGTTGTTTTG TCCGGAATACATTTATTTCAGTTAGCAGGGACAAACAGACCTATCGCTCTTGCTCAAGCAAATGCAATTCTCAGCCGTATTGATCTCGTCTGTGAG GTTACTGGAGCTTCACTATTTGGCATTATCTTATCCAAATATGAACCAGTGACATGTTTAATGCTGGCTGCTAGTTTGATGACATGGTCATTGCCTGTTGTG GTTATTCTCGGATGGATAACTAATAAGCTTTCTGCTGGAGTCCTGGGCCGTGCCAAATGTCCACAAAGTGGATGCAGTTGTTCCTCTCCATTATCTATGTTAGATCCCAAAAATATAT TGGCTACCAGCATAGAATCTATTAGGCATGGGTGGCTTGAATACCTTGAACAACCTGTTCTTCCGGCAAGCCTTGCTTATGTGTTGCTCTACTTCAATGTACTTGCTCCTGGTGGTCTGATGACGGCTTTCTTAACACAACATG GTCTAAGACCTTCGATTATTGGGGGGTTCAATGTATTATCTGCTTTTATTGGTGTTGCTGCAACATTTGTATCTGCAAAGATGGTCAAGCGACTTG GCTGGAGCAGCTGGCCTCATCTTTCAGGCTTCACTTCTCATGATGGCTGTTGCTGTGTACTGGACTGGCTCTGTTTCTCAGAAAATTCCATTTCTATTCTTCTTGTGTTTAATT GTATTGTCTAG
- the LOC140985415 gene encoding LOW QUALITY PROTEIN: protein OBERON 4-like (The sequence of the model RefSeq protein was modified relative to this genomic sequence to represent the inferred CDS: inserted 1 base in 1 codon): protein MKKLRSSEDLNSFGEKGAVKDWGTRDEDPALYRTSSSHRNTYYKSSDSGRKVFSSSSSRYEHLDDDRESSRLVRKRSDYDSESYDRRKSYDRHRDGNERGITSSSPRAGYAMDRMHRSESFCGPRRDFPKGFRSERDRSRREGSVSAWRRFVGGKDGDDGIRNDGTEIGRGSRVESEEIGNAKSPQGPRNAKSPAWSKDSGSEQSKGVEVKKSEDMPVESSGRSSEREEGELDPDPQPPVSLTNREIKDRDAAPLNSSQKELNDCVDTETWHGKASALSEEKVDVVGGSEKQAELGLYNTVENVVNKNKELPDCQVTTITPPKTTRSIDENETIGENELDSNKMENRRDEHFDEDVKSSPFLEQKEGKGGDLEMQAVDPCMNGKVRFVERDEKHLIEETTKSLKDKGKCLAILTNSVGFTETDLEIENESMDLVKSGDTGTEGPSTRGFQFFSSVPIKKQERVEQSSHNKPKDDKLALELSLSLPNVLFPIGSQSRVPAPGSPSHARSAXSFHSSFRTNSDGFTASMSFSGSQQFTHNPSCSLTHNAFDFEQSVGSKPLFQGVDWNALSVDENKNKEVPAYLGTSSRGNSLYGQSQISQGNSTGQAELQQLKMGECKKSPIGLDRQLSFNKHLSGAQAVGSFENGPEYHRDRRQLLPEKDGGGSLRINNYNPDEKDHGSVVGSDFAESIITMIVSESIHTMAQKFNDMTGQHVTLLKEFVSDIFLNQAKQWQLSALQKSLRKRVDFTLDSLTNAHRVQLEILVSLKTGLRDYLLQGCEIPSADLAEIFLYSRCRNITCRSLLPADECDCKICVHQNGFCRECMCLVCLKFDMASNTCSWVGCDVCLHWCHTDCGLRESCIRNGRSATGAHGPMEMQFHCLACEHPSEMFGFVKEVFSNFVKEWTTENLLRELEYVRRIFCASEDARGKQLHEIANQMSSKLVDGAALQDVQNQILSFFSESQTLRTKSISIEARKDLSTRNQNISNGSAGGSQGTGWIKHIRPTKVAPLENSIHLLPDFDSKRNDKYSMTMDMLKNAKKEPMFDELESIVKVKQAEANMFQTRADDARREAEALKRISIKKDEMIEEEYKSRIAKLRLSEAEEMRKQKVEELQALDRAYQEYFNMRIRMESDIKDLLLKMEATRRNLST, encoded by the exons ATGAAGAAGTTGAGGTCAAGTGAAGATCTAAATTCATTTGGAGAGAAGGGTGCCGTGAAAGACTGGGGAACGAGGGACGAGGATCCAGCTTTGTACCGTACGTCTTCCTCGCATAGGAACACTTATTACAAATCTTCTGACAGTGGGAGAAaagttttttcttcttcatcatctaGGTATGAACATCTAGATGATGATAGAGAGAGCTCTAGACTGGTTAGAAAGCGATCAGATTATGATTCAGAAAGTTATGATAGAAGGAAGAGTTATGATCGGCATAGAGATGGGAATGAGAGAGGTATTACGAGCTCTTCGCCACGGGCTGGTTATGCAATGGATCGGATGCATCGATCCGAGAGCTTTTGTGGACCCAGGAGAGATTTTCCAAAGGGATTTAGGTCCGAGAGGGATCGGTCGAGGAGGGAGGGCAGTGTTTCAGCATGGCGGAGGTTTGTAGGTGGGAAAGATGGTGACGATGGGATTAGGAATGATGGCACTGAGATAGGTCGAGGAAGTAGAGTGGAATCTGAGGAGATTGGTAATGCGAAGTCGCCTCAGGGACCAAGGAATGCGAAGTCCCCAGCTTGGTCCAAGGACTCTGGCAGTGAGCAGTCCAAGGGTGTAGAAGTTAAGAAATCTGAAGACATGCCCGTGGAAAGTAGTGGTCGGAGCAGTGAAAGAGAAGAAGGGGAACTGGATCCTGATCCACAACCCCCAGTCTCTTTGACTAATAGAGAGATTAAAGATAGAGATGCTGCACCATTGAACTCCTCACAAAAGGAACTCAATGATTGTGTTGACACTGAAACCTGGCATGGCAAAGCAAGTGCTTTGTCTGAAGAAAAAGTAGATGTAGTGGGTGGCAGTGAGAAGCAAGCTGAACTTGGATTATATAACACTGTTGAAAATGTCGTGAACAAGAATAAAGAATTACCAGATTGTCAGGTTACCACTATAACACCCCCAAAGACCACCAGAAGCATAGATGAAAATGAAACAATTGGAGAAAATGAGCTTGACAGCAACAAAATGGAGAATAGAAGAGACGAACATTTCGATGAGGACGTGAAGTCATCACCTTTTCTAGAACAAAAGGAAGGGAAGGGTGGTGATCTTGAAATGCAGGCAGTTGATCCTTGTATGAATGGCAAGGTGAGATTTGTAGAAAGAGATGAGAAACATTTGATTGAGGAAACAACCAAAAGTTTGAAGGATAAGGGCAAATGCCTTGCCATATTGACTAACTCTGTTGGCTTTACAGAAACTGATTTGGAGATTGAAAACGAATCAATGGACCTTGTAAAATCTGGAGATACTGGAACTGAAGGGCCCAGTACCAGGGGATTTCAATTTTTCTCCTCTGTTCCAATCAAGAAGCAAGAGAGAGTTGAGCAATCAAGTCACAACAAGCCAAAAGATGATAAGTTGGCACTTGAGCTTTCCCTTAGCTTGCCAAATGTTTTATTTCCCATCGGTTCTCAGAGTAGAGTTCCTGCTCCTGGTTCTCCTAGTCATGCCAGAAGTG AATCCTTTCATAGCTCCTTTCGGACAAATTCTGATGGATTTACTGCTTCAATGTCCTTCTCCGGTTCTCAGCAGTTCACTCATAATCCCAGCTGTTCCTTGACCCATAATGCATTTGATTTTGAGCAATCTGTTGGCAGTAAACCTTTGTTTCAGGGGGTGGATTGGAACGCTTTGTCAGTAGATGAGAATAAGAATAAAGAAGTTCCAGCTTATCTAGGCACATCATCCAGAGGAAATAGCCTATACGGCCAGTCTCAAATATCTCAAGGTAATTCTACTGGACAAGCTGAGCTACAGCAGCTGAAAATGGGGGAATGCAAGAAATCACCAATAGGGCTTGATAGACAGTTGAGTTTTAACAAGCACTTATCTGGAGCACAGGCTGTTGGATCGTTTGAAAATGGACCAGAATATCACAGAGATAGGAGGCAATTATTGCCAGAGAAAGATGGTGGTGGATCACTAAGAATCAATAATTATAACCCAGATGAAAAAGACCATGGATCAGTTGTTGGATCTGACTTTGCCGAGTCTATAATTACTATGATAGTTTCTGAATCTATACATACAATGGCCCAGAAATTCAATGACATGACTGGACAGCACGTTACGCTGTTGAAGGAGTTTGTCTCTGACATCTTCTTGAATCAAGCTAAGCAGTGGCAGCTGAGTGCTTTGCAGAAGTCATTGAGGAAAAGGGTAGACTTTACCTTGGATTCGTTAACTAATGCACATCGTGTTCAGTTGGAGATCTTGGTTTCGTTGAAGACAGGGCTTCGAGACTATCTTCTACAGGGATGCGAAATCCCATCTGCCGATCTGGCTGAGATATTTCTATACAGTAGATGTAGAAATATCACTTGCCGGAGCCTTCTACCTGCCGATGAGTGTGACTGCAAAATATGTGTGCATCAGAATGGTTTCTGCCGTGAGTGCATGTGTCTTGTATGTTTGAAGTTTGACATGGCATCCAACACGTGCAGTTGGGTTGGTTGCGATGTATGCCTACATTGGTGCCATACAGATTGTGGATTAAGAGAATCGTGTATCAGGAACGGACGGAGTGCAACAGGTGCTCATGGCCCCATGGAAATGCAATTCCATTGTCTTGCCTGTGAGCATCCTTCCGAGATGTTTGGTTTTGTGAAGGAAGTTTTCAGTAACTTTGTGAAAGAATGGACGACTGAGAACCTCTTGAGGGAACTTGAATATGTGAGACGAATATTCTGTGCAAGTGAGGATGCAAGAGGTAAACAGCTGCATGAAATTGCCAACCAGATGTCATCTAAATTAGTTGATGGAGCTGCGCTTCAGGATGtgcaaaatcaaattttgagttttttctCTG AAAGCCAAACACTCAGGACTAAAAGTATTTCTATCGAAGCTAGGAAGGACTTGTCGACAAGAAACCAAAATATCAGCAATGGCAGTGCCGGGGGGAGTCAAGGGACTGGGTGGATAAAACACATTCGTCCAACTAAGGTTGCGCCCCTTGAAAACTCTATCCATTTGCTTCCTGATTTTGACAGCAAAAGGAATGACAAATACTCGATGACCATGGACATGTTAAAGAATGCTAAAAAAGAACCGATGTTCGATGAATTAGAGAGCATTGTAAAAGTCAAACAAGCGGAGGCAAATATGTTTCAAACACGCGCTGACGATGCTCGAAGGGAAGCTGAAGCTCTGAAGcgtatttcaataaaaaaagatGAAATGATTGAAGAAGAGTACAAGAGCCGGATCGCAAAGCTGCGTTTGTCAGAAGCTGAGGAAATGCGAAAACAAAAGGTGGAAGAGCTCCAAGCTCTGGACCGAGCTTATCAAGAATATTTCAACATGAGAATCAGAATGGAATCAGACATCAAAGACCTTCTGTTGAAAATGGAAGCAACGAGAAGGAACCTTTCAACGTGA